A window of the Desulfobacula toluolica Tol2 genome harbors these coding sequences:
- a CDS encoding DUF134 domain-containing protein, translating into MPRPKRPRYIQSHPDIQGFTPDGISHNGETVLSIEEFEAIRLSDYMGLDQSRAAEQMNVSRQTFGRILKQARYNLSEALVTGKRLKVTGGCYQMQGRGRRRRGGCNKNIEEENIMENQKKDNSRDSGAATGSGQGGGQGQGQGKRGQGKGQGQGKRCQGQGGQGRGQSGGCRRGNR; encoded by the coding sequence ATGCCAAGGCCTAAACGCCCGAGATACATTCAATCCCATCCCGATATACAGGGATTTACCCCGGATGGGATTTCTCACAATGGAGAGACGGTTCTCTCTATTGAAGAGTTTGAAGCTATCCGGCTCAGCGACTACATGGGACTGGACCAGTCCCGGGCAGCAGAACAGATGAATGTGTCAAGGCAGACCTTTGGAAGAATTTTAAAACAGGCCAGGTACAATCTCTCCGAAGCCCTTGTGACCGGCAAACGCCTCAAGGTCACCGGCGGATGTTATCAGATGCAGGGGAGAGGCCGCAGGAGAAGAGGCGGATGCAATAAAAACATTGAAGAGGAGAACATTATGGAAAACCAGAAAAAAGACAACAGCCGGGATTCAGGAGCCGCAACAGGCAGTGGCCAGGGAGGCGGTCAGGGACAAGGCCAGGGCAAAAGAGGCCAGGGCAAAGGCCAGGGTCAGGGTAAAAGATGCCAGGGCCAAGGAGGTCAGGGCCGGGGTCAGAGCGGCGGCTGCAGACGCGGTAATCGCTAA
- a CDS encoding oxidoreductase: MLSNLFSPIRIGNMTSKNRLMMSAMSINFGVDDNCCVTDQLIEYFVQRAKGGVGMMLVGGGSVHPGGQELPDLPQMYTDDCIPALKKMVQQIKPYGTLFGVQLMHGGRQSYLPQKVAPSPIPAPAVVKGEVRALEIHEIKELVACFGDSARRCREAGFDFIELHGAHGYLINQFMAPNSNIRTDDYGGSFENRTRFLFEIIADIQAKTKKDLPIGIRINGNDYIENGWTLEDTVKLAPLLESAGIVYLHVSGGVYGSTELTIPSMYTPHGCFVHLAEEVKKHVTIPVITVGRIKHPDHADDIIKQGKADMVAMGRSFLADPFYPEKAKKGDFEQIRPCIGCCLGCIHAVLAKEPGSCVANPDVGREYKLKSEKPPEHSLKILVAGAGPAGMAAARQFALQGHKPIVCEKKPESGGLLALASTAPGRGELNDILEFFKQELKRLAVEVRYNTELSLDLINEINPDKVILATGSLPDMPVIKGLFQTKMDLATNIDVISGKEPVGNKVIVLGGGMTGLITADFLADQGKQVVVLNRKKNFAEEMSSNDRYYLRERLNKETVSLYKNVSIKQFIDDGVVFKANGEEITLTGFDSVVISEKQSAIRDAKELEGKTTALFHLIGDAKTPRHLMYCISEAEEIARSAY; encoded by the coding sequence ATGTTATCAAATCTTTTCAGCCCGATCCGAATCGGCAATATGACCTCAAAAAACAGGCTGATGATGTCTGCCATGAGCATCAATTTTGGTGTGGATGACAATTGCTGTGTAACAGATCAGTTGATTGAATATTTCGTACAAAGAGCAAAAGGCGGGGTCGGCATGATGCTGGTGGGCGGTGGCAGTGTCCATCCCGGAGGCCAGGAACTGCCAGACCTGCCCCAGATGTATACTGATGATTGCATCCCTGCCCTTAAAAAAATGGTTCAACAGATAAAACCCTATGGCACACTGTTTGGGGTTCAGCTGATGCATGGCGGCCGCCAGTCTTATCTTCCCCAAAAAGTGGCACCCTCTCCCATTCCGGCACCTGCGGTCGTAAAAGGAGAGGTTCGGGCGCTTGAAATTCATGAGATAAAAGAGCTGGTTGCCTGTTTTGGGGATTCCGCCAGGCGATGCCGGGAAGCGGGATTTGATTTTATCGAACTTCACGGTGCCCACGGGTACTTGATCAACCAGTTTATGGCGCCCAATTCCAATATCAGGACAGATGATTACGGAGGATCTTTTGAAAACCGGACACGGTTTTTATTTGAAATCATAGCTGATATTCAGGCAAAAACCAAAAAAGACTTGCCCATCGGGATACGCATTAATGGAAACGATTATATAGAAAACGGATGGACACTTGAGGATACGGTAAAACTTGCACCGCTGCTTGAAAGCGCCGGCATTGTATATCTTCACGTTTCAGGCGGGGTATACGGCTCCACGGAACTGACCATTCCCTCCATGTACACCCCCCACGGGTGCTTTGTACATCTGGCCGAAGAAGTTAAAAAACATGTTACCATTCCCGTGATTACCGTGGGACGAATCAAGCACCCTGACCATGCAGACGACATCATAAAACAGGGCAAAGCAGACATGGTGGCTATGGGCCGGTCTTTTCTGGCAGACCCCTTTTATCCTGAAAAGGCGAAAAAAGGTGATTTTGAACAAATCCGGCCGTGTATCGGCTGCTGTCTGGGTTGTATTCATGCAGTGCTGGCCAAAGAACCTGGTTCCTGTGTGGCTAATCCTGATGTGGGAAGAGAGTATAAACTCAAATCGGAAAAACCGCCGGAACACTCGCTGAAAATCCTTGTTGCCGGAGCAGGTCCTGCCGGAATGGCAGCTGCAAGACAATTTGCCCTCCAGGGGCACAAGCCCATTGTGTGTGAAAAAAAACCGGAATCAGGCGGTTTGCTGGCCCTTGCCTCAACAGCACCCGGGCGAGGGGAACTCAATGATATCCTGGAGTTTTTTAAACAGGAGCTGAAGCGCCTGGCTGTGGAAGTCCGTTATAACACAGAGCTTTCCCTGGATCTGATCAATGAAATCAATCCTGACAAGGTTATCCTGGCCACAGGATCACTGCCGGACATGCCGGTGATCAAAGGGCTGTTTCAAACAAAAATGGACCTTGCTACAAATATTGATGTGATCAGCGGCAAAGAACCTGTTGGAAACAAGGTGATCGTGCTGGGCGGCGGCATGACAGGCTTGATCACAGCGGATTTTCTGGCAGACCAGGGAAAACAGGTGGTTGTCTTGAACCGGAAAAAAAATTTTGCAGAAGAAATGTCCAGCAATGACCGGTATTACTTAAGAGAACGGCTGAACAAAGAAACAGTATCCTTGTATAAAAATGTGTCGATTAAACAGTTCATAGACGACGGGGTGGTGTTTAAGGCCAATGGAGAAGAGATCACATTAACCGGTTTTGACTCAGTAGTGATTTCGGAAAAGCAAAGCGCGATCCGGGATGCAAAAGAACTTGAAGGAAAAACAACAGCCTTGTTTCACCTGATAGGAGATGCCAAAACACCACGGCATTTGATGTACTGCATCAGTGAGGCCGAAGAAATCGCAAGGTCGGCATATTGA
- the trxB gene encoding thioredoxin-disulfide reductase produces the protein MTQTDYDLVIIGAGPAGLTAGIYAARARMNVLLLEKTVPGGQILVTDWIENYPGFPEGISGYDLAEKMKIQAEELGLKIETAEVHSLNLSGQSKQIVLKDRSITAKSLIIASGASPRNLGIGEDKFMGKGVSFCATCDAPFFKEKTVVAVGGGDTAVQEAIFLTKFAKKVYLVHRRDELRAAKILQERAFANDKIEFVWDSVATGMEGFFGLEGVKVKNLKTKEERTLKADGCFIWIGILPNTSFLNNAVETDEFGFIRADATMQTSVPGVFAAGDVRDTPLRQISTAVGDAAIAAVCAEHFIENL, from the coding sequence ATGACACAAACGGACTATGACCTTGTTATTATTGGTGCAGGTCCTGCCGGTCTGACAGCAGGTATCTATGCTGCCAGGGCGAGAATGAATGTCCTCCTTTTGGAAAAAACCGTGCCGGGCGGCCAGATACTGGTAACCGACTGGATAGAAAACTATCCTGGTTTTCCCGAAGGCATATCAGGATATGACCTTGCTGAAAAAATGAAAATCCAGGCAGAAGAACTGGGCTTGAAGATTGAAACAGCTGAAGTTCATTCTCTCAATCTTTCCGGGCAATCAAAACAGATCGTCCTGAAAGACAGGAGCATTACCGCCAAAAGCCTTATCATTGCATCAGGCGCATCCCCGAGGAATCTCGGTATTGGCGAGGATAAATTCATGGGAAAGGGCGTCTCTTTTTGTGCCACATGTGATGCACCTTTTTTCAAAGAAAAAACGGTTGTTGCAGTTGGCGGCGGTGATACAGCAGTGCAGGAAGCCATCTTCCTGACAAAATTTGCCAAAAAAGTATACCTGGTACATAGAAGAGACGAACTCAGGGCCGCCAAAATACTTCAGGAAAGAGCCTTTGCAAACGACAAAATTGAGTTTGTCTGGGACAGTGTTGCAACAGGTATGGAAGGTTTTTTCGGCCTGGAAGGGGTCAAGGTAAAAAACCTGAAAACCAAAGAAGAAAGAACCCTGAAAGCGGATGGCTGCTTCATCTGGATCGGCATTTTACCAAACACTTCTTTTTTAAATAATGCCGTTGAAACAGATGAATTTGGCTTTATCCGTGCGGATGCAACCATGCAGACATCGGTTCCCGGCGTATTTGCTGCCGGTGATGTCAGGGACACCCCTTTAAGACAGATATCAACTGCTGTGGGTGATGCTGCCATTGCGG
- a CDS encoding DUF3482 domain-containing protein, with translation MIIPEFAVLGHPNEGKSSVVSTLTEDDRIKVSRIPGETTVSKAYTVKIDGEDIIRFVDTPGFQVPRQTLAWFRAFDGDPDLIVERFIDTFKQDPFFADECELMGPVAKGAGIIYVVDGSRPVRDDDLAEMEILRLTSRPRMAIINSKTDGKDYTSDWKFEFRKHFNAIRMFNSNTANFTERIKMLESLKSIDQEWEPVLSRVILAFKKDWQKRNRLAGACMTRTIEQSLSFFICETITSTDQDQIKEKLNEKYQAHIKDLEKQMFKKIRTLFKHNLFEVHLPEYSILKHDLFSKQTWELLGLTKEQLAATGAIIGGTVGAVLDTAAAGITFGVFTAIGGILGAGSALFSGRKIAAKKTAGMRLGGDKLQLGPNKNIQFLYILMDRALIYYSHMINRPHGRRDLTDLPQKTKSEKKGFSTGFTSRQRTVCAKFFKAVNGRSLIKEKTALSDFENLVETMLKNISSQ, from the coding sequence ATGATCATACCCGAATTTGCAGTATTGGGCCATCCCAATGAAGGTAAGTCTTCCGTGGTCTCCACCCTGACCGAAGACGACCGGATCAAAGTCAGCCGGATTCCTGGTGAAACCACAGTATCAAAAGCCTATACGGTAAAAATTGACGGGGAAGATATCATCCGGTTTGTGGATACGCCGGGATTCCAGGTTCCCCGGCAGACCCTTGCCTGGTTTCGAGCCTTTGACGGTGATCCGGACCTGATTGTTGAACGGTTTATTGATACCTTTAAACAAGATCCGTTTTTTGCAGACGAGTGTGAACTCATGGGGCCTGTGGCCAAAGGAGCCGGTATTATTTATGTGGTGGACGGCTCAAGGCCGGTGCGGGATGATGACCTGGCTGAAATGGAAATTTTAAGACTGACAAGCCGCCCGAGAATGGCCATTATCAATTCCAAAACAGACGGAAAAGACTATACATCAGACTGGAAATTTGAATTTAGAAAACATTTTAACGCCATACGGATGTTCAATTCCAATACCGCCAATTTCACTGAACGCATTAAAATGCTGGAAAGCCTGAAATCCATTGATCAGGAATGGGAACCTGTTTTGTCCCGAGTGATCCTGGCCTTTAAAAAAGACTGGCAGAAAAGAAACCGGTTGGCCGGTGCCTGCATGACCCGAACCATTGAACAAAGCCTGTCTTTTTTTATCTGTGAAACCATCACTTCCACTGATCAGGATCAAATCAAAGAAAAGCTCAATGAAAAATACCAAGCCCATATCAAAGATCTGGAAAAACAAATGTTTAAAAAAATCCGAACCCTTTTCAAACACAATCTGTTTGAGGTTCACCTGCCTGAATATTCTATCCTCAAGCATGACCTGTTTTCAAAACAGACCTGGGAGTTGTTGGGACTGACAAAAGAACAATTGGCAGCCACAGGTGCCATTATCGGCGGCACTGTGGGGGCGGTACTCGACACTGCGGCAGCCGGGATTACTTTTGGTGTATTTACAGCCATTGGCGGGATTTTAGGAGCTGGTTCCGCCCTGTTCAGCGGGAGGAAAATAGCTGCAAAGAAAACCGCAGGCATGCGGCTGGGCGGTGATAAACTCCAGCTGGGACCTAATAAAAATATTCAGTTTCTGTATATTCTCATGGACCGGGCATTGATTTATTATTCCCATATGATTAACCGGCCCCACGGCCGAAGGGATTTGACGGATCTGCCCCAAAAGACAAAATCGGAAAAGAAAGGCTTTTCCACAGGATTTACCAGCCGCCAGAGAACGGTGTGTGCAAAATTTTTCAAAGCCGTGAATGGCCGGTCCCTGATCAAGGAAAAAACGGCCCTGTCGGATTTTGAAAATTTAGTTGAAACTATGTTAAAAAACATATCCAGCCAATAG
- the rbr gene encoding rubrerythrin, giving the protein MASLKGTQTEKNLLTAFAGESQARNRYTYFASAAKKEGFVQISDIFTETANQEKEHAKRFFKFLEGGELEITGAFPSGVIGTTLENLKAAAAGEEYEWTKMYPDFAKTAREEGFNDVAAAFEMISVAEKQHDKRYTELAANIEKGTVFKKNQSVKWRCRNCGYVHEGEQAIEMCPACVHPQAHFELLAENW; this is encoded by the coding sequence ATGGCAAGTTTAAAAGGAACCCAGACCGAAAAAAACCTGTTAACCGCATTTGCCGGTGAATCCCAGGCAAGAAACAGGTACACTTATTTTGCCAGTGCGGCCAAAAAGGAAGGCTTTGTTCAAATTTCTGATATTTTTACAGAAACAGCCAACCAGGAAAAAGAACATGCCAAAAGATTTTTCAAATTTCTTGAAGGCGGAGAACTTGAAATTACAGGTGCATTTCCTTCAGGCGTGATCGGAACAACACTTGAGAATCTCAAAGCCGCGGCAGCAGGAGAAGAATATGAATGGACCAAAATGTATCCTGATTTTGCAAAAACAGCCAGAGAAGAAGGATTTAATGACGTTGCCGCAGCATTTGAAATGATTTCCGTGGCGGAAAAACAACATGACAAAAGATATACAGAGCTGGCTGCCAATATTGAAAAGGGAACGGTTTTTAAAAAGAACCAATCTGTCAAATGGAGATGCAGAAATTGCGGGTATGTCCATGAAGGAGAGCAGGCCATTGAAATGTGCCCGGCCTGTGTACACCCGCAGGCTCATTTTGAACTGCTTGCTGAAAACTGGTAA
- a CDS encoding IS630 family transposase translates to MKKKIINSISAGTIRQWLDQDKIKPWQYHSWQKSTDPCFVEKAGPVLDLYETAQELSQQGHAVVCVDEKTSIQARKPLSETRPAIPEHSVKVSDRYERKGALQLFCALMVATGTTIARCFDNRCFVDFQVFLSNLFNDRVCKGLKSIHLILDNGTTHAPKQLDKWINSLHLSFMVKIHWLPTHASWLDQVEIIFSKLQRDVLTPCYFQDKEDLELQLMDYFEYLNQNPKPIQWSYTKAKMLEKFDSQNQQKLAA, encoded by the coding sequence TTGAAAAAAAAAATTATTAACTCCATATCTGCCGGTACCATTCGTCAGTGGTTGGATCAGGATAAGATTAAGCCTTGGCAATATCATTCCTGGCAAAAGTCGACTGATCCCTGTTTTGTCGAAAAAGCCGGGCCAGTTCTGGATTTGTATGAAACAGCGCAGGAATTATCTCAACAAGGCCATGCCGTTGTCTGTGTCGATGAAAAAACTTCGATTCAGGCTCGAAAACCACTGAGTGAAACACGTCCTGCAATCCCGGAACATTCGGTAAAAGTATCCGATCGTTATGAAAGAAAAGGCGCATTGCAGTTATTTTGCGCTTTGATGGTCGCCACAGGCACCACTATCGCACGTTGCTTTGACAACAGATGTTTTGTCGATTTTCAGGTCTTTCTTTCAAATCTGTTCAACGATCGAGTGTGCAAGGGGCTAAAATCTATCCATCTGATCCTGGATAATGGAACCACTCATGCGCCAAAGCAGTTGGACAAGTGGATTAATTCCCTTCACTTATCCTTTATGGTAAAAATCCATTGGCTGCCAACCCATGCCAGTTGGCTTGATCAGGTAGAGATTATCTTCAGCAAGCTCCAGAGAGATGTGCTGACCCCATGCTATTTTCAAGATAAGGAGGATTTAGAATTACAGCTTATGGACTATTTTGAATATCTTAACCAGAATCCAAAACCGATTCAGTGGTCTTATACAAAAGCTAAAATGTTGGAAAAATTTGATTCTCAAAATCAACAAAAACTAGCGGCTTAA
- a CDS encoding DUF5320 domain-containing protein, translated as MPGFNQQGPMNQGPMTGGGRGTCANGQMAGAAGFGNARFAGPGSGFRGGRGGRSFGRGPGCGRWYSQVPVTASAPVTKQALQQRADILESELNAIKEQLASLSDS; from the coding sequence ATGCCGGGATTTAATCAGCAGGGACCCATGAATCAGGGACCCATGACAGGAGGAGGCCGGGGAACTTGCGCCAATGGTCAAATGGCCGGGGCAGCCGGGTTTGGAAATGCACGGTTCGCAGGCCCTGGATCTGGGTTCAGAGGGGGCCGGGGAGGCAGAAGTTTTGGCCGGGGACCTGGATGTGGACGATGGTATTCCCAGGTGCCTGTCACAGCTTCAGCGCCTGTTACCAAGCAGGCCCTGCAGCAGCGGGCAGACATCCTGGAATCCGAACTTAATGCCATCAAAGAGCAACTTGCCAGCCTATCGGATTCTTAA
- a CDS encoding helix-turn-helix domain-containing protein translates to MAGPKPKYAVQLTEQQYKELKHLSQSHMAPWVEVQRARILLLAHECPDYSNYRIAKKVGCGADMVKKWRRRWQKEPSVKSLPRAGAPRKFSALQRSQITALACSNPSDHGKPWKRWSGEKLAQTAIEKKNY, encoded by the coding sequence ATGGCAGGACCAAAACCCAAATATGCGGTTCAACTGACCGAACAGCAATACAAAGAATTGAAACATTTGAGTCAAAGCCATATGGCCCCCTGGGTAGAAGTTCAGCGCGCCCGCATTCTTCTGCTGGCACATGAATGCCCGGATTACAGCAACTATCGCATTGCCAAAAAAGTCGGCTGCGGAGCAGATATGGTCAAAAAATGGCGGCGACGATGGCAAAAGGAACCTTCTGTTAAAAGCTTGCCGCGCGCGGGCGCTCCCAGAAAATTTTCCGCCCTCCAGCGTTCACAGATCACGGCATTGGCCTGTTCAAACCCCAGTGACCATGGAAAGCCCTGGAAACGATGGTCCGGCGAGAAACTTGCTCAGACAGCCATTGAAAAAAAAAATTATTAA
- a CDS encoding damage-control phosphatase ARMT1 family protein: MMKTYNDCIPCLVRQSLGAARLVTDNEDVHRNVLKKTLAAMAVMDMKQSPPMMARLIQQTIAEVTGNKDPYKEVKQQFNRFSLEIYPDLEARVNQSDLPLKTAVQLAIAGNIIDFGAISNLDKKTVFTTIDHALTHEVKGDMDNLIQIFDKARHILWIADNAGEIVFDRLVLNLIDTKKVIFVVRGGAILNDATIEDADKTGIRDLVTTIDSGAAIPGTVLNECSKSFLQAFDRADLIIAKGQGNYETLPHDDKRIFFLFKAKCPVVAELAQVNLNDMVVWNQTRKHGFQSGTI, translated from the coding sequence ATGATGAAAACATACAATGACTGTATTCCATGCCTTGTACGCCAATCCCTTGGGGCGGCAAGGCTAGTGACCGATAATGAGGACGTGCATCGCAATGTGCTGAAAAAAACACTGGCTGCCATGGCCGTCATGGACATGAAACAATCCCCCCCTATGATGGCTCGTCTTATACAGCAGACCATCGCCGAGGTGACCGGCAATAAAGATCCTTACAAGGAGGTCAAGCAGCAATTCAACCGATTTTCCCTGGAAATTTATCCTGATCTTGAGGCCAGGGTAAACCAGTCAGACCTGCCGCTTAAGACGGCTGTTCAACTTGCCATTGCCGGCAATATCATTGATTTTGGTGCGATTTCAAACCTGGACAAAAAGACGGTTTTTACCACCATAGACCATGCATTGACTCACGAGGTTAAGGGAGATATGGACAATTTGATCCAGATCTTTGACAAAGCCAGGCACATCCTCTGGATTGCAGATAATGCAGGTGAAATCGTATTCGACCGGCTGGTGCTGAATCTGATTGACACAAAAAAAGTGATCTTCGTGGTCAGGGGCGGTGCCATCCTCAACGATGCCACAATTGAGGATGCAGACAAGACCGGTATCAGAGACCTGGTGACGACAATTGACTCTGGAGCCGCTATTCCAGGAACCGTTCTGAATGAATGTTCAAAATCATTTCTACAGGCTTTTGACCGGGCAGACCTGATTATTGCCAAGGGCCAGGGAAACTACGAAACCCTGCCCCATGACGACAAGCGGATTTTTTTCCTGTTCAAGGCCAAATGCCCGGTAGTAGCCGAATTGGCACAGGTGAATCTCAACGACATGGTGGTCTGGAATCAAACAAGAAAACACGGTTTTCAGTCGGGCACTATTTAG
- the trxA gene encoding thioredoxin — MTQNIIEIEDDEFEEKVLKSDKPVMVDFWAPWCGPCKAIAPTVDALEKEYGDKMTFLKVNVDENPISPSKYGVQAIPTLIFFKNGEIADQITGMVAKEKLEETLKGVL, encoded by the coding sequence ATGACACAAAATATAATTGAAATTGAAGATGATGAATTCGAAGAAAAAGTTCTCAAATCAGACAAGCCTGTAATGGTGGATTTCTGGGCACCCTGGTGTGGCCCCTGTAAAGCCATTGCCCCTACGGTTGATGCCCTTGAAAAAGAGTACGGTGATAAAATGACATTTTTAAAAGTCAATGTGGATGAAAATCCGATCAGCCCCAGCAAATATGGTGTCCAGGCAATCCCGACGCTGATCTTCTTTAAAAACGGGGAAATAGCAGATCAAATAACCGGAATGGTTGCCAAAGAAAAACTTGAAGAAACCCTCAAAGGAGTCTTGTAA
- a CDS encoding LPP20 family lipoprotein: MKGQRILVILISLSFLCSCAPYYPANMAEIDGRSVIQESDAGGGNERIVVFKVTGKGLAPESAVRIGEAEILGERSAILDGYRQLSEKLKGTLINSYSSRNGTDINMDKITAQTQSYLKGVEIMDVASNGHGVYTANMQVRVFFIYDKLIWWPSGLGKNIIPSYANTNHIRSYYATPYYGHIVRCESYPWCGESYYYSPYNVNR, translated from the coding sequence ATGAAAGGCCAACGTATTTTAGTGATTTTAATTTCTTTATCCTTTTTGTGTTCATGTGCGCCATATTATCCTGCTAACATGGCTGAAATAGATGGCCGGAGCGTTATACAGGAAAGTGATGCAGGAGGAGGCAATGAACGAATAGTAGTTTTCAAGGTTACCGGTAAAGGGCTTGCTCCTGAAAGCGCTGTAAGGATCGGGGAGGCAGAAATTTTAGGGGAGAGATCGGCAATACTTGACGGTTACAGACAGCTTTCGGAAAAATTGAAGGGAACATTGATCAATTCATATTCCAGTAGAAATGGAACCGATATTAACATGGATAAGATTACAGCCCAAACGCAATCGTATTTAAAAGGGGTTGAAATAATGGATGTTGCTTCGAATGGGCATGGTGTTTATACTGCAAATATGCAGGTCAGGGTATTTTTTATCTATGACAAATTGATATGGTGGCCTTCTGGACTGGGTAAAAATATAATTCCTTCATATGCAAACACTAATCACATACGCAGTTATTACGCCACACCTTATTATGGTCATATTGTACGATGTGAGTCATATCCCTGGTGTGGTGAGTCTTATTATTATTCTCCTTATAATGTTAATCGCTAA
- a CDS encoding formylglycine-generating enzyme family protein encodes MKKLLSFIVMIGLVISISHAENHQDFFLMLENSRKGDVEAMCDLGLAYFYGKKTLKDPFKAKCWIKKAYDNGSVRAEKIWAKLELWRYSGNCDQTFDDETLPEFSKGETFNEPVTGMAFVFIPKGCFIMGCHKHSGNCNKDERPAHKVCVDGFWMGKYEVSQEQWYRVMGENPSRFSSDLRHPVETVSFDDVQKFIQRLNAKNREKFLLPTEAQWEYACRNGGQKVAFPWGNESWRPEENCATCDSGEFHGQTAPVGSFFFNDLGLYDMGGNVKEWCLDVYHKKAYAKHAGKNPFYDSKGSSRVVRGGSFKDNTSHLRCTNRDKSIPGMRSDHIGFRLVMARDN; translated from the coding sequence ATGAAAAAATTATTGTCCTTTATCGTCATGATAGGGTTGGTTATTTCAATTTCCCATGCAGAGAATCATCAGGATTTTTTTTTGATGCTGGAAAATTCAAGAAAAGGGGATGTTGAGGCCATGTGTGATCTTGGACTTGCATATTTTTACGGGAAAAAAACATTAAAGGATCCGTTTAAAGCCAAATGCTGGATTAAAAAAGCATATGACAATGGCTCCGTGCGGGCTGAAAAAATCTGGGCAAAGTTGGAGTTGTGGCGGTACTCGGGAAACTGTGACCAGACATTTGATGATGAAACACTGCCGGAATTCTCAAAAGGGGAAACATTTAACGAGCCTGTAACGGGAATGGCATTTGTTTTTATTCCCAAAGGGTGTTTCATAATGGGATGTCATAAACATTCGGGAAACTGTAATAAAGATGAACGGCCTGCCCATAAAGTTTGTGTGGACGGGTTCTGGATGGGCAAATATGAAGTTTCCCAGGAACAGTGGTATCGTGTCATGGGGGAGAATCCATCCAGGTTTTCCAGTGATTTGCGGCACCCGGTTGAAACGGTTTCTTTTGATGACGTTCAAAAGTTCATTCAGAGACTTAATGCAAAAAACCGTGAAAAATTTTTATTGCCTACGGAAGCCCAGTGGGAATACGCCTGTAGAAATGGCGGGCAAAAGGTGGCCTTTCCCTGGGGCAATGAATCCTGGCGTCCCGAAGAAAACTGTGCCACCTGTGATTCAGGTGAGTTTCATGGACAAACCGCACCGGTTGGCAGCTTTTTTTTCAATGACCTGGGATTGTATGATATGGGTGGTAATGTCAAAGAGTGGTGCCTGGATGTCTATCACAAAAAGGCCTATGCAAAACATGCCGGGAAGAACCCGTTTTATGACTCAAAAGGGTCTTCAAGGGTTGTCAGGGGAGGATCGTTTAAGGATAATACATCACATCTCAGATGCACGAACCGGGATAAATCCATACCTGGTATGAGAAGTGATCATATTGGATTCAGGCTTGTTATGGCAAGGGATAATTGA